In the Setaria italica strain Yugu1 chromosome VI, Setaria_italica_v2.0, whole genome shotgun sequence genome, one interval contains:
- the LOC101760463 gene encoding zinc finger MYM-type protein 1-like: MKRKGSAATDLRIFMARAAAKKRQPEPENVNQSCNESQMQLVLFQGQSGSETSTVPHEPVRSNQPPENGTTEDGESIPVEENDSSDEDKNDYGIEHDPGLRAPISSYDVNDQDSVRRAYIALGPCQPKMKRDAFPQHDCGGMRRFQHKWFAEFKWIEYSVDKDAAFCFVCYLFKDSCKFPGGDAFVVEGFRNWNMKRRIHRHVGGIDSAHSEAEEKYRLFTRPKASIHESVASNTAQFKAKYLACLTWSLKCIRFLLRQGLAFRGHDETKDSLNKGNFRELLAWLAGNFEEVNLVVLENAPQNCQMIVHMIQKQLIDACAHETTKFIIDELGDECFAILADESSDAYLLEQLALCLRFVNKKGEPVERFLGLVQVEDTTSLTLKEAI, from the coding sequence atgaagaggaagggtagTGCCGCTACTGATTTGAGGATTTTCATGGCAAGGGCTGCTGCAAAGAAGAGACAACCTGAACCGGAGAATGTTAATCAATCTTGCAATGAAAGCCAAATGCAACTAGTGTTATTCCAAGGGCAGAGTGGTAGTGAAACAAGCACGGTACCACATGAACCAGTGAGATCCAACCAGCCTCCAGAGAACGGTACAACAGAAGATGGTGAATCCATACCTGTGGAAGAAaatgattctagtgatgaagacAAGAATGATTATGGCATTGAGCATGATCCTGGATTGAGGGCTCCGATCTCAAGCTATGATGTCAATGACCAAGATTCAGTTAGAAGGGCATACATTGCATTGGGGCCATGTCaaccaaagatgaagagggatgcTTTTCCGCAACATGATTGTGGAGGTATGCGCCGCTTCCAACATAAGTGGTTTGCTGAATTTAAGTGGATTGAGTACAGTGTGGATAAAGATGCtgcattttgctttgtttgctaTTTGTTCAAAGATAGCTGCAAATTTCCTGGTGGAGATGCTTTTGTTGTTgaagggtttagaaattggaatatgAAAAGGAGAATTCATAGGCATGTTGGTGGTATCGATAGTGCTCAtagtgaagctgaagagaaATATAGATTGTTCACGAGACCTAAGGCATCAATCCATGAATCTGTTGCATCAAACACTGCACAATTCAAGGCTAAGTATCTAGCTTGCTTGACATGGTCACTTAAGTGCATAAGATTTCTGTTGCGTCAAGGGTTGGCTTTTAGGGGTCATGATGAAACAAAGGATTCACTCAACAAGGGGAATTTTCGGGAACTTTTAGCATGGCTAGCAGGAAACTTTGAAGAggttaatctggtggtactagAGAATGCACCACAAAACTGTCAGATGATAGTTCACATGATCCAGAAACAACTCATTGATGCTTGTgctcatgaaacaaccaaatttATCATAGACGAACTTGGTGATGAGTGTTTTGCAATTCTTGCTGATGAGTCAAGTGATGCATACCTATTGGAACAATTGGCTCTTTGTTTGCGTTTTGTTAataaaaaaggagaaccagtTGAGCGGTTTCTAGGTCTTGTCCAAGTTGAAGATACTACATCATTGACTCTTAAAGAAGCAATTTAG